The sequence TCCCTTCCAGTACTCAAGCGCGGCGCGAAGCTCCCCGCTTGCTCCTTCCGGAAGCGAGTCGTACGTCAAGCCCGCGCTGAGAAAGGACTTCATGACCGCCTTCATGCTGTCGTCCACCACGACCTGCTGTGCAATCTCGGCCTGTGTGGGTTGCTTCAATTCATCGGCAAGAGACGCGCCGCCACCTGCAAGCACCAGAACCAGAAATAAAACGCCCGCCCTTTGCAATGCCTTGATGTTCATTCGAGCCCCCACTGCCCCAGTTGTGATCCTGCTTCCGCGGCTTTGCGACGCAGCTGCCCCGCCTTTTCCGCATCCTGGGGCACCCACAGGCCGGATTCGTATTCATCAGCCAAAAGCGCCATGGCATCGGCATCACCCGCTGCCGCAGCGTCCTCAAGAAGGGCCACGGACCGAATCGGATCAGGCGGTCCGTCAACGCCAGTCCTGACCGCAAGGGCCAGGCTGACCTTCGCCCCGGGATCACCGCCGTCGGCCTGAGCGCCAAGCTTCCCGATCATTTCGCCAAGGTCCGGAGTTTCCCCTTTGACGTCGGCATCGACAACGGGAGGATCCTGGACAACGGACGTCCCTGAAGCGGGCTGCTCGCCCGAGGACAAACCTTCGTCCATGCGGCTGATAAGCTGTCCCAGAACATCACGCTGGGCTTCGCTCAGAGCAAGCTGTCCCTCACCTGCCTGCTCCTTCCAGGTTGCAAGTTGCGCCCTGTCGGCGGAAATGAGGTCCAGGCCCAGGGCGCGGAACTCCATGGCTATTTCCGCAGTGGACGGAGGGACCAGCTTCCAGGCCCACAGGGCCCTGACTGTGAGCCGCCCTTCGTCCCGCAGCCTGACCAGCTCGGGCGGAAGCGTGTCATAGGCCGGTTCGGAGGCAAGAGCCGGGTGTGGCAGAACCAGCATGAAAAAAAGAAGAGCGAGCCAACGTTTCATTTTGCCTCCGTGTTCAAAGCGCTTGGTTCTCAGCGCAAACGACAGTCCCCAACTCCGATCCGTCCGTGATGGCAGAACATCCCGGCAGCTCCATTCGAAGATCACTTGCCGGCCAGAACGCTATCCACCACCTGCACCAGCCCCGCCAGATCCATAAGCTCGGCGCCGGACACTTCCCTGTCCGGCATGAGGCCCGCGCCGGAGCAGGAGCTGCCATCCGGAAGCAGGACGTCTCGGTTGGTGTAGCGCAGCACCGAGCCGTCGGACAGGCGGGCGTCGGTCTGGGAGCTGCATTTGCCGTAGGTGCGCTGGCCCACGAGCAGGGCCCGGCCCTGCTGGTGCAGGGCCCCGGCGAAGATCTCGGCCGAACTGGCCGTATCCGGGCCAACAATAAGCGCCAGAGGCATGGAGTACTTCTCCCCGGACGGGGCCCGCACTGGGCGAGCATCCTCGCCCCGGCCCTGGATCGTGCCCAGAAGGGTCCCGGCAGGCAGAAACATGCCCGCCATGTCGAAGGCTTCGTACAGATCGCCGCCGCCCGCGTCGCGCAGATCGATGACCAGCAGCCCAGCTGGCCCCGCGCCCTTTCGCGCCAGGAAATCAATGGTGGCTTGCAATGCGGGTTTGGTCATGCCTCCGACAAACTCGCGGACACGCAACACCTGCCGGTCCCCCGGCGGCACAGGCTCCACGTCCAGGGGCTTGAAGGCCTCGCGCACGACCCGGATGTCAAAGCTCTTCCCGCCTGGCCGGGCCAGAGTCAGGCGCACGACAGTGTCTTCCCCTCCTTTGAGCAAAGACGCCACGCTCTGGGCATCACGCCCGGCCACGCTCTCGCCGTCGACTTCAAGCAGCCTGGACCGGTCGGGCACCCCAGCCTTGTCCGCCGCTCCGCCCCGATAGACGGAGAGGAAAATATCCTCGCCGCGCACGATCAGCTCCGCGCCGATGCCGATCCAGGCCTCGCGTCCGGTCATGGGGGACTGATATTCCCGCGCCGGGAAATAGCGCGCATACGGATCGAACCGTTCCAGAAAGGCGGGCAGTCCGGCTTCGTCCAATTTTTCCAGTTCCGCATGATTCGGGGGAACCAGAGCCTCGTTCAGCAGAATCCTGCGGATCTCCTCCAGGGGCGCGGACTGCGCCCCCGCAGGGACCGGCAAGGCCATCAGCACGGCCAGCATCCAGAAGGACGCAATCCTCACTGGGCAAGCTCCATCTGCATCTTCATGAGCAGGTCGTATTCCTTGCGCAGGGCATCGCGCTGCTTTTCGAGCTGCTTGCGGCGCAGGTCCATGTCCGCGTCGCCAAGACCGCTGCCTTCCAGATCATCCAGGGACGATGCCTGCTGGTTCATTTTCCCTTTCAGGTCGGTGACCCGCTTCTGCAGGTCGGCCACGCGCTGCGCGTCCGCGCCATCCTGGGCGGCGAGGCTTTTGGTCTTCTTGTCCAGGGCCGCTATCTCGGTCTGCATGGCTTTCACTCGGGCCTGGTCCTTGTCGACCAGGGCCTGGGCCGCCGATTTCTGGGACTCCAGCTGCCCCTTTTCGGCGTCGAGTTCGCTTTGGGTGGCACGCAGCTCTGCAAGCCGGGCCTCGCGCTCCGCCACGCGATCCTTGTAGCCGCCGCCACCCAGCCCGGCCACCCCGCCGAAAAAACCGCCTGTGCGCGGATCGTGCTGACCCGCGCAACCGCCCAGCAGCATGGCCGCCAGCAGCATGGGGATGAGAATCGCCGTCCTCATACGCTCAGCCTCTGGTCGATCTGAGCCAACTGGGTGCTGCCGTCACGCAGCTTGTCCAGGTTCTTCTGCAGCGTGCCGACTTCCTTTTCCAGGCGAGCGACGTACTGGTCGCCGGCAGGGCGGGTCTTTTTCTCGTCGGCCAGGATGGCGGTCTGGACGTCAAGCTCCTTGGCCAGCGTATTTTCAAGCTTCTTGCTGGCGTCGATCTTCTTCTGCAGTTCGTCGCTCTTGGCCGCCAGAACCTTCTTGTCCACCGTGCCCTTGTCATACTGGGCGCGCAGGGTCTTGGACTGCTTTTCCAGCGTGGCCACGTCCTTGGAGAGCTGCGCGTTGTAGGCGATGGCGGTCTTGTTGTACTCCTGCGTGGTGGAGATTTCCGCGTCGAGGAACTCCTCCGTAGTGGCGTAGGCCTGCTTGCGCTTTGCGATCTCGTTGCCGACAAGAAAACCCAGGCCCGCGCCGGCCGCGGCTCCGATGGCCGCACCCTTGCCCCCACCCACGGCATAACCGAGCAGGCCGCCCAGCACCGCGCCCACGCCCGTCCCTTCGGCCTGGGTGCGGTTCTTGTCGGTCATGGTCGCGCATCCGGGCAACAGAGCAAAGACCAGAAGCACCACGACGAGCACGTTCACAATCTTTTTCATAACTTCATCCTCCTGAAATTATTTGTTTTATGAATCTGAAAATTCGGCAAAGCCCTTGCGAAATTCCTCCAGCCAAAGTTCGGTGTCGGCCCGGCGCTGCTCGGCGTAGTTCTGGGCGTGCCCTTTGAGCAGCTTCATGACCAGGCGTTCGCGTTTGGTCATTTCCCGGGCCTCAAGCTCCGTGAAGGCGAAGTCGATGTAGGCCTTTTCGTACTCGCCAAGGGTCCCGATCTTGTCCTTGTAGCCCTGCATCTGCTCGCCCAGCGCCGTCTTAAGCTCAGCCATGGACTTCTCCACCGCCGCGACCTGCTCCTGGTAGCGCGTCGACGTCTCGGCAAGTTCCTTGGCCAGGGCCAGAGTGTCCGTCAGCCGCTCCAAGCGGGACAGATAGACCGACAGGTTGACCCCGTTGCGGGCCGCGTCCTGGGCCAGGCTGCGCGCGCTCTCGCGCTGGGCCAGTTCAAGGCGCTCTCTGGCCTTGTCCAGGGTGGACTGAACCGCCCCCAGGGGCTCTTTGAGGGCCGGATTGTCCTTGATCAGACGCTCGATGATGGGGTCGGCCGCGCCGATCTGGACCGAAGCCTGGCTGACCAGGTTATCCAGGGTGCGCCCCACGGGCATGGTCTTGCGCAGGTCGGCCTTGTAGGCCTCGTACTCTTTCTCGATGCGGGCGCGCTGGGCCGAGGTCACGACCACGTTGGCCCCGATGGCCAGGCGCGCCCCGGTGTTGAAGGACTTGCGCTCCTCGACCTTCTTCTCGTCCACGTTCCAGGCGTAGACGTCGAGCTCCGCCCTGAGCGCGCTGCGCAGGTCCGCAGCCGGGGTGGAGACGCTCCCGCCGCGCACGGCCACGCCACCGGGCTTACCCTGCCAGATCTCCGGCCGGAACAGACCCGAGGTCATCTCCTGGGCGTTGCCGAAGAGGTCATGAAAGCCGTTTGCGTCCGCATTGCGCAGCCCAACCGGCCGCAGTTGGTGCTTGGCGTTGCCCAGATGCCACGCGAACTCGTTGGCCTCGGCCGCAGCAAACGGCAGGGCTTTGTCGAAGGCCCCGGCCTGGATGGACGCGAGGCCGCCCCGGGCGCAGTATTCCCACTCATCCTCCGTGGGCAGACGCATGAATCCGGGGGCCTCGTCCACACGTGGCATGGCCGCCACACGTTCCGGGTGGGCAGGATCGAAGAGCCACTGGTTGTAGCGGCGGAGGAATTCAAGCACGTCCCCATGGCTGACATAGGCCAACGGGAGCATCAGCGCGTCGCGCAGCTCGCGGCCCTTCAGGGTCGGCAGCTTTTGGTCCTCCGGGTCACCGCTGGCGGCCAGCAGGGCGTCCATGCCCATGACCGCGACATACTGGCCACGGGTCAGCTCGTACTTGGCCATGACCAGCTCCCATGCCTCATCCTTGCCGGACGGAAAGGAGCCGCTGATCTGAGTGCGCTGCAGTCCCTCGAAGATGCCCCCCGAAGCGTCGCCGATCTGAATGATGCGACTCTGGTCGCCCCAGAACCCGCTGCCCGGCACCGGCACCCTGCGAAAAACCATCTCGGCGTCGCCCGGCATGGGCAGGATCAGGTCGCCTTCGGCCGGTTTGGGATTGTACGGGGTCTGCGGCGGCGCTTCGGCCAGGGCCGCCGTGGTCGAAAACGCGAGACAAAACACCCACGCCGCCACGAAAGACAGGGATAAAATCATGGCCGAAAATTTCCGGTCGCGCCTCACGCCATCATTGTTCACGAATGACCTCCGCAGGATCGATGCATGTCGCCCGCCACGCGGCTGCCAGAGAGGCCAGAGCCGCCAGGGCGAGGGTTACGATACAGAAAACCGGAACATAGGCTCCCGGCAGAACGCAAAAAGCCTCGCCCGGGGCAAGCTCCGAGGCAAAGGCATGGTTGATGGTCGCGGCCAGGACTCCGTAGCCGCCGAATCCGGCGGCCAGACCCAGTGCGGCAATCATGAGCCCCTGCACAATGGGGAAGAAAAAGACATGCCTACGCGCAAAACCCAGGAGCCGGAGCACCCCCAGATCGCGCCTGCGCCGCTCCACGGCCGCGTACAGGCTGGACACCAGCACGGCCGTGCCGCCGAAAACTCCCAGCAGCGCGATGAGCCAGAAGAGGCGGGTCAGGCCCCGGTCCAATACCTGGATGCGCTCGATGGCCTCGACTTCGGCCATGACCTCGATGCCCTGTTTTTTGAGTCTGTGGTACAGGCCAGGCACAGCGTCGATGCTGCGCGCATAGAGGCGAAAGCCCCGATACCCGCCGCGCGCCATCTCGAAGCGTTCCGCCGCGCGGTCGAAGGCCACGGCGCGCTGCGTGGCGGTGCGCAGCACCCCCAGAAGCTCCACCGGCACCACCGGATACTCAAGCGCGGTCTCACCGGCCTGATGCAGGTCGAATTCCAGTTCGGCCGCCCCAAGGCTGCGCACCGCTGTTTTATCTGCGGCGGGCACGTTCTGGACCGCAGGCCACTGCACGCTCAGAATGCGCTCGGGCAGCCTGCCGGTGTATCCGCCCCACGGCGTTGGCGAAAGCCCGAGCAGCCGTGCCTGCTCCTCGTCTATGGACAGGCCCACCAGGCGCAACTCCTGATCCCCCCGCTTGACCACGACATCCAGGACATACGGCAGCAGCACGCGGGTGTACCCGCGCAACTTCTGATCGATGGCCCGCAGGTTGGACGCGGTGATGGACGCGCCTGGGGAAAGCAGGTTGTAGACCGCAAGATCCGGCGGCGGCGAAAAACCGAGCAGGTCTCTGACCCCGTCCGGCGAGATGTCCGCGATGCGGCCAAAGCCGGTGTTGATGACCAGGCCGGATCTGCTGATGGGAGGCAGCGGTTCGGGCAGCACAAGCACGGCTCCGTCGAAGCTCGCGTAAGGCTCCGGCGTGTCGCCGGCCCAGCCCCGCGCCGGGGCCGCGTACCCTTCCTTGTAGGCCTCCACGTCGAGCACGAACGAAAGCGGCGCATAGACCCGCGCCAAAGACCCGGCCCGCGCATCGAGCACGGCCGCGACCCGCAGCCTGACCTCCACGTTCTCGGTGCGTCCGCCCCGGGATCGCGTCACCCGCGCCACGGCCTCGCCTCCGGCGCTTAACCCCAGTTGCCTGGCAGCCTCGGCCGTGAGCACGGCCTCGCCGTCGGCGGGCACGATTCCACCGTTTTCAAGCAGCAGCGGATCGCCGGGAGCGGTCGGAATGAGATCGAAGAGTTCGGTTTTGTCCGTTTCGCCGCGCACCATGCTGATGACCGAGGACAGGGGCAGGATGGTCGGGGTCAGAAAGCCGATGCCGGGCCAGGTTGCCATGTCCTTGAACCACTCGGGCTTGAACTCTCTGGTTTGCGACGGCCGGATCTCGCGAAAAACCGGGTCTTCCACCAGGCGCTCGCGCAGGGTCTGGATGGTGCCGTGTTTAAGGCCGAGCAGGACAAGCAGGGGGGAGATCACCGCCGCCAGGGCAATGATTAGGCAAAGAGTCAGAATCCACTCGTGGCGCAGGTGCAGGGCGGCGAGGGCGGGGATGAGCTTTAGGGGCCGGGCCGGGGTCATGACCCGCTCCCGTTGACCGGCCGGCAGAGCGAGCTGGTGACATGCTCGGAGACCTGCTGCGTATCGAAGGTGTAGGCCACGTCGGCACGGTCCATGACCAGGTCCACGTCATGGGTCACCACCACCACGGCCACGGACTCGTCCCGGGCCAGGCGGTGCATGTCGTCCATGATGGCGCGCGCCCGGGCCTTGTCCACGGCCGCCGTGGGCTCGTCGGCCAGCACCAGGCGCGGCTGATGCGCCAGGGCCCGCAGGATGGCCACCCGCTGGCGCTGCCCGATGGACAGGGCTACGGGCATCCGGTCCAGGCAACCGGCCACTCCGAGGCGATCGGCCAGGGCGTCCAGCCTGGACGGAGCGATGTCGCCGCCCTTGATCCGCGCCGGCAGGCAGATGTTCTGCCGCACGCTCAAAAAAGGGAGCAGGCCGCCGGTCTGCAGAACATAGCCGAACAGGTCGCGGCGCAGGGCGGACAGGGCATCTTCGTCGTCCCGGGCCCACAGGGCCGCGACATCGCAAGCGCTTTGCGATTCGGAAGTGATCTCAAAACGCCCGACCCGGGTCGGAGCCATGACCAGGGCGAGCGTATCAAGCAGCGTGCTCTTGCCGCAGCCGCTCTCGCCGATGACCGCGACCATCTGACCGGGCCGGACCGTAAACTCCGGCACGCGCAACTCGAAGACGCTCTCGCTCTGGGAACGCGTCTTGACGAGCCCCTCCAACCGGACCATGGGCGCGACCGCTTCAACCATCTTTCATCCCGCCTACGGCAGGTAATCGAGATGCAGCGGATAGACCAGATCCTGGTCCGGGTCCGTGTCGTTCAAGCGGAACCAGGCGTCGACCTGCTCGTTGATGGTGCGGTACTGATCGAGCTTGGCCAAGACGCTCCACTCCAATTGCGAGCGCTGCTCCGCCGTCATGCTCGCGAACATGTCGTCGGTCAGGGACAGGATGTCGCTCTTGTAGGGCAGGCTCTGGATGAAGGCCGGGAGCAGGCCCGATTCGGCCAGGGTGGCCGCACCGCCGATGTCGTCGGGGCGCTTCATGGCTTGCCCGGACACGCTCTGCAGGGCCTCGAAGAACTGTCCCTGGGTGACTTGGGCGCGCATCAGCGCCTGCACGACCTGATCCAGGGACTGGGCCAGGGAAGACAACTGTTCGCGCGTGACCAGAACACGCACGTCGAGCGCCCGGTCGGCGGGGTTGATCAGGTCACGATCCAGAGTCCAGGCCACGATGTCCTTCGGAGGGGTCGCTTCCTTGCCGACGTATTCGATGAGCGCCGCTTCCCAAAGCTTGTCGAACTCCTCAAGCGGAGCCGCGCCCGCCGGATCGGCGCCGGCGGAACCGCCCATGGTTTGGCCCAGCAGGGCATTGATGCGGCCGGTCAGATGCTCGACCAGATCGCGGTACTGCTGCTCCTCGAAAGCGTTGACCTCTTTGATGGCGGAACTCTCGGCATCGCCGCGCACGCGCGAGAGGTGGGAAAACTGGGCCAGGGCGCGGGGATGATCCTCGGCCGCGCGGGGATCCTGCAGATGGATGGCGAAAAGGTGCACCTGGGCGTCGTCGTATTCGCGGCGCAGATCGGTTTCGTCCTTGCCGCTGGTGTTCTGGGGATGGCCCTTGGGATGCGAACTGGCGTCACCGATGAAGATGACGAAGCGCAGCGCCCCTTCGCGCCATTTGGAGCGCAGGGCCTCGTCCACGCCGGCAAAGGCCTCTTCCGCATAGTCCACGCTACCGACGGCCGTGGCCCCGCCTTCCTTTTCCAGCAGATCGACGAGCTGTTCGCCCGGGACCAGCTCGGGGGTGAGGTTGCGGGTCACGTATTCAAGCTGCGGCGCGGCTTCCAGGGAATCCCGGAAGACCACCAGACCGAAACGGTAGCGATCGGCGGTTTCGGCGCTGATTTTTTTGGTCATCCCGGCCACGGCCTCGCGGGTCATGTCGATGAAGGGCTGCATGCTGCGGCTGGTGTCGATGACGAAAACCACATCGGTCTTCACGTCGCGCATGACCGCCCCGCCCGCCGCACGGCCCACCTGAGCCTGCTCCAGATAGTCCGGGCTTGCGAGGGTGTCGGCCCCGCGGCTGTTCGGCACGGCGGCAGCAAGCTGCAGGAGGCGGACGTCATCGCCGTCGATCCTGGTCTGCGACCACTGCAGGATGGGCAGCACGTAAAATTGGCGGGTGATGTCGACAAAACGCTGCGGCTCCATGCTGACCACGCTGTCCGGGATGTTGCCGCCGTCGATGGCCGCGTAGATGCCCTTGGCCTTACCGGCCATGTCCATGTCGTCGACCACGGCTTCCAGGGCGGCGCGGTCGTTGAACATGAGCACGGGCCTGCGCCCTTCAAGGGGGTTGCCGGGATGGGTGTAGGAGACGAGCAGGGCCTGCCGCCATTCGAGCACATCCTTGGCCTGCATCCAGCCCACGGGCTCGGACTTGGAGGGACCGACCTGGTACCAGCCACGCGGATCAGCAGCCTGGCTCAGATCAAGGCCCTGGCGGTCAAAGACATAAAGGGGTTTGAAGGCGGGAACATTGGCCTGGACGATGCCGTCCTCGCTGGCCACCGCCTCGCGGTACATGGCGGAAAAGGGACGGGGCAGAATACGCAGCGGCAGTTGCGTGGCCGCTTCCAGGCACGGAGCCCCGGGCTGGCAGACTATTCCGTCATCAGGAGCGGCGGCCCCGGCATGCCCGGCATCTCCTTCCAGGGCGGAAAGGGAGTCCGTCGGTGCGTGCCCTTGCGTGCCTTCGAGATCAGCAAGGGCCGCGTAACCTAGTCCGACGAATGCCGTCAGGCACAGTACCGTGCCCAGCGAGAGAATTCTCCGTGCCGCCGCAAGATAACGAAACATGACGCCTCCTGACTACGTGAGTTGAAATTCTACTTACTGCAATGAATGGATTCTCAAAATTTACTCACAAAAATGCTAAAATAAATTGAACAATAATGCAAACTTATATTAGGCAATCTGAGGCAGGAAGAATGAAATAGGCACGTATGTTATCTGCATATGATCAAGTAACCACCGAACAATCCTTTCTATTTCGAGTTCTTAAAATAGGACACCGCTTTAAAATCATATCCTTGCGAAAAAGAGTCGGTAATGTGCAAAAAAAGGCGCACCTGTGCGCAAAAACGTCACCCGCTTCATTCGTTGCGCAAAAACGGAGCCGCCTTGCGGCCCAGTACGCGCCATGTGCCAAGCAAGCCCATGCACAGCGACACCCCGACACCCACCAGTACGGTCAAAATGCCCATGGCGAGGTCCGGTCTGAACTGCATGCGCAAAAGGCCCTGGACCACGCCCCAGGCCGTGAGCGTACCCAACGCCAGACTGCCAAGGCCCGTGAACAGCCCGGCCAGGGAGAATTCGGCCACGAGAATGGCCAGGATGTCGCGCCGAGTGGCCCCGCAGACCTTGTAGATGACGCTGTCGTAGATGCGCCGGTGCTGGTCCGCCGAAAAGGCTCCGGCCAGCACCAGAAAGCCGGCCAGGAGGGCAACGCCGGCCATGACCTGAAAGATGCGCACCGTGCGGGTCAAAATCAGGGCCGCGTTGTCGAGCACCTCGCGGATGGTGATCACGGCCACCTCCGGAAAGGCTTGCGTGGTGCGGGCGTAAAGGCTCTCTTCGTTGTCCACGCCGTAGGCCGCGCCGAGCCAGGTCTGCGGTGCGCCGTCAAGAGTTCCGGGAGAAAAGATGATGGCAAACTGCATGGCCAGGGTCCGCCAGTCGACCTCGCGGATGCTGGATATGGTTCCGGTCAGGTTGCGGCCGAGCACATTGACGGTCAAGGTGTCGCCAAGGTCCACCCCGAAGCCCTTGGCCAGGTCGGAAGTCAGGGAAATGAGCGGAGGGCCGGCATAATCCGCCTGCCACCACTCGCCCCGCAAAAGGGTGCTGCCGGCCGGAAAATCCACGCTGTACGACAGGCCCCGGTCACCGCGCACGGCCCAGGACACGTCCTCGGCCACGGTGGCATTCTCCACGGGCGTGTCACCGATGCGCACGATGCGCCCCCGGATCATGGGGCGCAGGTCCAGACGCGAAACGCCGGGGGTATCAAGGGCAAGGGCGCGAAACCTTTCGACCTGATCGGGGCGGATGTCCATGAAGAAAAAATCCGGGGCCTCCTCGGCCAATTCGGCGGTCAGCGCCCTGGTCAGGCTGGAATTGACCATGACCACGGCCACCAGGGCCGTGAGCCCGAAGCCCAGGGCAAAGACCAGGCTCACGCCCGGCGAGCCGGGACGATGGATGTTGGCCACGCCGATGCGGGCGCTGGGCCAGGGCAATTGTGGCGCCTTGCCCGCCAGCCAGCGAATGACCCGGGCCAATCCTTTGAACAGCACAAAGGCCATGATGGTGCCGCCCACGAACCAGGCCGAGAGCCTGGTGTTGCCTGCGAACCAGAAGACCATAAGCGCCAGCAGGGCAAAGGCGCAGGCCGTGGGCAGGATCGCGGCCCGCGGGATGCGCGCCATGTCGGCCGAGACGTATCCCCGGAAAATACCCGAAGGCCGCACCATGACCGCGCGAAAAAGGGGCGGCATGGAAAAGGCCAAGGTCGTGACCAGCCCAAAGAGGGCGGCCTGTAGGAGGGGGGCGACGTAAATTCCGCTGCGGACCTGGATGGGCAGGACGTCGGAAAAGAATCGCCCGGCCAGCCAGGGCACAAGGCTCCCGGCCAGGATCCCGGCGCAGGCTCCGACAAAGCCCAGGAACAGAACCTGCGCCAGGTATGAAACGAACAGCACCCTGCTCGATCCACCCATGCATTTCATGGCCGCCATGTGGTTGAGCCGCCCGCCCAGGTACCCGCGCACCCCGCCGGCGATGCCGAGGCCCCCGACCAGCAGCGCGCCGAGTCCGATCAGGGTCAGGTCCACGCTCAGGCGCTCCAGCACCGTGCGGATGCGCGGGGCGGCGTGCATGTAATCGCGCACCCGCCAACCTGAATCGGGATTATCAGCGCGAATGCGGCTGACCGCCTGCTCGGCGCCCCCGCCAGGCAGACGCAGCAGGTACTCGGTGCGGAAAAGGCTGCCCGGCTGGGTCAGGCCGGTCTGCCCAAAGGCGCTGGCGGAAACCATGAGACGGGGCCCCAGGCTGAAAAATTCGACCACGCGGTCCGGCTCGCGCTCGATGACCGCGCGCAAGGCGAAACGCACTTCGCCGACACGGATCTCATCCCCCACGGCCAGTCCGAGGCGGGTGAACAGGGCCCGGTCAGCCACGGCCCCGGGCAAACCGTCACGGACCGCAAGCAGTTCCTGCACCTCCCCGCCGCCTTCCAGCTCCATGCGGCCGTACAGGGGGTAAAGAGCGTCCACGCCCTTGAACTCGATCAGCACGGAGCGCCCTTGTTCCGGCGCGGCTGTCTCCGCGCGGGCCATGGTCCGCGTGGAAAGGGTCCGGCTCAGATCACCGAAGCCGCCGAGATATGCCGCTTCAGCCTCGCTCAGGTCCCGCGAGGTGAGGCTCACGCTCACATCCCCGCCCAGGATGGCCTTGGCGTCACCGGCCAGACCCGCTTCCAGGGCGCGCCCCAGAGAACCCACGGCGCTGATGGCCAGGACGCCCAGAAACAGGCATCCCAAAAAGACGCCGAAGCCGCGCAGGCCGCCCCGCAGCTCCCGGCGGCACAGAGTCAGGGCCAGGCGCATGTCCTTGGTGCTCATCACGCCTCCATGCGCCCGGAGTGCATGGTCGCCACCCGGTCGCAGCGTTTGGCCAGGGAGCGGTCATGGGTGACCAGGATCAGGGTCGCGTTCTCTTCGGCCTGCAGCGTAAAAAGCAGTTCCATGACCCGCGCCCCGGTTTCCTCGTCAAGGTTCCCCGTGGGCTCGTCGGCCAGGATGATCCGCGGCCGCGCGGCAAAGGCGCGGGCCAGGGCCACGCGCTGCTGCTCGCCGCCGGAAAGCTGCGAAGGATAATGTCCGGCGCGATGGCCGAGCCCGACCTGTTCCAGCGCCTCCAGAGCCCGGCTTCTGGTCTTTGGATGATGGGCGAATTCCAAGGGCAGGGCCGCGTTTTCAACAGCCGTCATGGTCGGGATGAGATGAAAGGCCTGAAAGACGATGCCCAGATGCTCGCGCCTGAAGCGAGACAGCGCGTCCTCGTTCAGGGCGGTCAGATCGACCCCGGCCACCTGCACCTGACCGGAAGTCGGCCGCTCAAGCCCGGCCATGAGCATGAGCATGGTCGTCTTGCCCGAACCGGAGGGACCGACCACGGCCAGGGTCTCGCCCTGGCCCACCCGCAGATTGATGCCGTTCAGGATGTTGACCGGCCCCGAGCCGGCGGTTAGCGTCAAATGAACGTCACTGAGCACAACAGAAGAGGAAACATTCATGTCGTCGATCCTTATATGGAGTATCACCTGGGCCGCGGCCCTCATATTGTTATGTCCGGTCCGCGGAGCGTGCGCGGGGCCCGAGATACACATCCTCGCCTTCGGGGACAGCCTGACCGCCGGCTACAACCTGCCTCCCTCCAAGTCCTTCGCCGCCCAACTGGAGGAGCGGGTGCTGAGCCAGGGACGAAAAGTCCGGGTCACCAACGCGGGTCTGTCCGGCGACACCACCAGCGGCGGGCGGACACGCCTGGCCTGGTCCCTGCAGGACAAGCCGGACCTGATCATCCTTGAACTCGGCGCCAATGACGGCCTGCGCGGGCTGGATCCGGTCTTCATGCGCGAGAACCTCGACGCCATGATTCAGGAATGCCTTGACACCGGAGCCCGAGTAATACTGGCCGGAATGCGCGCTCCGGTCAATTGGGGAGAAGCTTATCGAACGGAGTTCGAAAAAGTTTTCCCCGAGCTGGCTCAAAAATACGGGCTGCCTCTGTACCCTTTTTTTTTGGAAGGGGTTATAACAAATCCGGCCCTACTTCTTGAAGACGGACTGCATCCCAATGCTGGTGGCGTGGAGCGCATCGTGGACGGTATCCTGCCCCTGGTCCTGGACGAAGTGGACGGCCTGATGCAAAGTCCCGCATA is a genomic window of Desulfomicrobium baculatum DSM 4028 containing:
- a CDS encoding ABC transporter permease, with translation MTPARPLKLIPALAALHLRHEWILTLCLIIALAAVISPLLVLLGLKHGTIQTLRERLVEDPVFREIRPSQTREFKPEWFKDMATWPGIGFLTPTILPLSSVISMVRGETDKTELFDLIPTAPGDPLLLENGGIVPADGEAVLTAEAARQLGLSAGGEAVARVTRSRGGRTENVEVRLRVAAVLDARAGSLARVYAPLSFVLDVEAYKEGYAAPARGWAGDTPEPYASFDGAVLVLPEPLPPISRSGLVINTGFGRIADISPDGVRDLLGFSPPPDLAVYNLLSPGASITASNLRAIDQKLRGYTRVLLPYVLDVVVKRGDQELRLVGLSIDEEQARLLGLSPTPWGGYTGRLPERILSVQWPAVQNVPAADKTAVRSLGAAELEFDLHQAGETALEYPVVPVELLGVLRTATQRAVAFDRAAERFEMARGGYRGFRLYARSIDAVPGLYHRLKKQGIEVMAEVEAIERIQVLDRGLTRLFWLIALLGVFGGTAVLVSSLYAAVERRRRDLGVLRLLGFARRHVFFFPIVQGLMIAALGLAAGFGGYGVLAATINHAFASELAPGEAFCVLPGAYVPVFCIVTLALAALASLAAAWRATCIDPAEVIREQ
- a CDS encoding ABC transporter ATP-binding protein, giving the protein MVEAVAPMVRLEGLVKTRSQSESVFELRVPEFTVRPGQMVAVIGESGCGKSTLLDTLALVMAPTRVGRFEITSESQSACDVAALWARDDEDALSALRRDLFGYVLQTGGLLPFLSVRQNICLPARIKGGDIAPSRLDALADRLGVAGCLDRMPVALSIGQRQRVAILRALAHQPRLVLADEPTAAVDKARARAIMDDMHRLARDESVAVVVVTHDVDLVMDRADVAYTFDTQQVSEHVTSSLCRPVNGSGS
- a CDS encoding vWA domain-containing protein, encoding MFRYLAAARRILSLGTVLCLTAFVGLGYAALADLEGTQGHAPTDSLSALEGDAGHAGAAAPDDGIVCQPGAPCLEAATQLPLRILPRPFSAMYREAVASEDGIVQANVPAFKPLYVFDRQGLDLSQAADPRGWYQVGPSKSEPVGWMQAKDVLEWRQALLVSYTHPGNPLEGRRPVLMFNDRAALEAVVDDMDMAGKAKGIYAAIDGGNIPDSVVSMEPQRFVDITRQFYVLPILQWSQTRIDGDDVRLLQLAAAVPNSRGADTLASPDYLEQAQVGRAAGGAVMRDVKTDVVFVIDTSRSMQPFIDMTREAVAGMTKKISAETADRYRFGLVVFRDSLEAAPQLEYVTRNLTPELVPGEQLVDLLEKEGGATAVGSVDYAEEAFAGVDEALRSKWREGALRFVIFIGDASSHPKGHPQNTSGKDETDLRREYDDAQVHLFAIHLQDPRAAEDHPRALAQFSHLSRVRGDAESSAIKEVNAFEEQQYRDLVEHLTGRINALLGQTMGGSAGADPAGAAPLEEFDKLWEAALIEYVGKEATPPKDIVAWTLDRDLINPADRALDVRVLVTREQLSSLAQSLDQVVQALMRAQVTQGQFFEALQSVSGQAMKRPDDIGGAATLAESGLLPAFIQSLPYKSDILSLTDDMFASMTAEQRSQLEWSVLAKLDQYRTINEQVDAWFRLNDTDPDQDLVYPLHLDYLP